The Pseudofrankia inefficax genome window below encodes:
- a CDS encoding ComF family protein produces the protein MTGSFTARAPRAPRQPGPGPLPAQLVAGGPRPVPAEAQGRPPSPLGRQIRGALAALGDLVLPRACAACGRGAVAVCAQCGAALSGPPILVAPGPEATPGRRGLPPCAAAARYAGPAGSLVIAYKERGRLDVARTLGAALARAVLAVRAAPRSRALLLVPVPASAAARRRRGFDHVGRLATIAAGLTRAAGTPTWVAPLLRPARRTADQAGLGALERAANVAGAFAARPAAARVGDPAFGDLEIVVVDDVLTTGATAADAVRALRLARVRVGAVATVAAVLGPAGASAARPRVRLPTKGVPEG, from the coding sequence GTGACCGGATCCTTCACCGCGCGGGCGCCTCGCGCACCCCGTCAGCCCGGGCCAGGCCCACTGCCGGCCCAGCTGGTAGCCGGGGGGCCTCGCCCGGTGCCGGCCGAGGCTCAGGGCCGCCCGCCCTCGCCGCTGGGCCGGCAGATCCGTGGCGCGTTGGCGGCGCTGGGTGACCTGGTGCTGCCGCGGGCCTGCGCGGCCTGCGGGCGCGGTGCTGTCGCGGTGTGCGCGCAGTGCGGCGCGGCGCTGTCCGGTCCCCCGATCCTCGTCGCCCCGGGCCCCGAGGCCACCCCGGGGCGGCGAGGTCTGCCGCCCTGCGCGGCGGCGGCCCGCTACGCCGGGCCGGCCGGTTCGCTCGTGATCGCCTACAAGGAGCGCGGCCGGCTTGACGTCGCCCGCACGCTCGGCGCCGCCCTGGCGCGGGCCGTGCTCGCCGTGCGCGCCGCGCCGCGTTCTCGGGCGCTCCTGCTGGTACCGGTGCCGGCGAGCGCGGCGGCACGACGGCGACGCGGCTTCGACCATGTAGGCCGGCTCGCCACGATCGCGGCCGGTCTGACCCGCGCGGCGGGCACGCCGACCTGGGTCGCGCCACTGCTGCGGCCGGCCCGCCGGACGGCCGACCAGGCCGGCCTCGGCGCGCTCGAGCGGGCCGCGAACGTCGCCGGCGCGTTCGCGGCCCGGCCGGCGGCCGCCCGCGTCGGCGATCCGGCCTTCGGCGACCTTGAGATCGTCGTCGTGGACGACGTGCTGACGACCGGCGCGACGGCCGCGGACGCCGTGCGGGCGCTACGCCTGGCGCGGGTGCGGGTAGGCGCGGTGGCCACGGTCGCCGCG
- a CDS encoding DUF4129 domain-containing protein, with protein sequence MPAPYGGPVTRPGAQDEARRELSRGIYGRQHPHQPGWLHRVVDWIDHLLSKIFIHTQGSGDYTGLGLLAGVLVVVALLVVLRLWLGPIRRSARSKAPDTDLASLLSAKALRAEAERLAQAGRYAEAVRSRLRAIVRMLEEKGVLDPRPSRTAGELVTEVAAVGVTGQDELRLAVTVFNDVWYGGRPADATGYQAVVRADEALTSLRGGDRQPDPTQAVPA encoded by the coding sequence ATGCCCGCGCCGTACGGCGGCCCGGTCACCCGACCGGGCGCCCAGGACGAGGCCCGCCGGGAACTGTCCCGCGGCATCTACGGACGCCAGCACCCGCACCAGCCTGGCTGGCTGCACCGGGTGGTCGACTGGATCGACCACCTGCTCAGCAAGATCTTCATTCACACGCAGGGCTCCGGCGACTACACCGGACTCGGCCTGCTCGCCGGTGTGCTCGTCGTGGTCGCGCTCCTGGTGGTGCTGCGGCTGTGGCTCGGCCCGATCCGCCGGTCGGCCCGCTCGAAGGCGCCGGACACCGACCTCGCGAGCCTGCTGTCGGCCAAGGCGTTGCGCGCCGAGGCGGAACGCCTGGCCCAGGCGGGCCGGTACGCCGAGGCGGTGCGGTCCCGGCTGCGCGCGATCGTGCGGATGCTCGAGGAGAAGGGCGTGCTCGACCCGAGGCCCAGCCGGACCGCCGGCGAGCTCGTCACCGAGGTGGCCGCCGTCGGCGTGACCGGGCAGGACGAGCTGCGCCTCGCCGTCACGGTGTTCAACGACGTCTGGTACGGCGGCAGGCCGGCCGACGCCACCGGCTACCAGGCCGTGGTCCGCGCCGACGAGGCGCTCACGTCACTGCGCGGCGGCGACCGGCAGCCGGATCCGACCCAGGCGGTGCCGGCGTGA
- a CDS encoding DUF4350 domain-containing protein, which yields MTAPADLAPEPGLATPAGSTFQPTAPRPASRRRLVRVLAVFAALAVVYGVIAAFIGGSSDGDTSLDTTSPRPNGTMALAQILGHRGVTVRAGDDVATALDQSTGPVGTSPERTFVIVHPGRLSGPTLSRLSDWVAGGADVVLVEPDTTVLDALRLPVRTVDAGATIGPLPPGCPLAEATAAGTATISPSTFYGRLTGDTAATATFCYRPTERAAALVVARPAGGQGRFVLLGGSAFLTNRHLDQDGNAALALGLLVRHPDLEWVIQRRASSDPVDGKGAVHLLGPGFWLTCLQLLIGLVLLALWRGRRLGPPVPEPLPVVVRAAETTEGRGRLYAAARARDLAAEALRAGLRARLADRMGVAPHGERGAVGTVRAGGVVTEITGPDPGTLVASVAERTGRPAMTVWTLLYGSGGPAAPLLGPGGSAPFPGPGVSGGPLAVAPEPPELDDAALLRLAEALDDLERQVGGR from the coding sequence GTGACCGCCCCGGCCGATCTCGCGCCGGAGCCCGGCCTGGCGACCCCCGCGGGCTCGACCTTCCAGCCCACCGCGCCGCGGCCGGCGTCGCGCCGACGGCTGGTCCGCGTGCTGGCGGTGTTCGCCGCGCTGGCCGTCGTCTACGGCGTGATCGCGGCCTTCATCGGCGGCTCGTCCGACGGGGACACGTCGCTGGACACCACGTCGCCGAGGCCCAACGGGACGATGGCGCTGGCCCAGATCCTCGGCCATCGAGGCGTCACGGTCCGCGCCGGCGACGACGTCGCGACCGCGCTGGACCAGTCGACCGGCCCGGTCGGGACGAGCCCCGAGCGGACCTTCGTGATCGTTCACCCCGGCCGGCTCAGCGGCCCGACCCTCAGCCGGCTGTCCGACTGGGTCGCCGGCGGGGCCGATGTGGTCCTCGTCGAGCCGGACACGACCGTTCTGGACGCGCTGCGGCTGCCGGTACGCACCGTCGACGCGGGCGCCACGATCGGCCCGCTGCCCCCCGGCTGCCCGCTGGCCGAGGCGACCGCCGCCGGTACCGCGACCATCTCGCCGTCGACCTTCTACGGCCGGCTGACCGGCGACACGGCGGCGACGGCCACCTTCTGTTACCGGCCGACCGAGCGGGCCGCGGCCCTGGTGGTGGCGCGGCCGGCGGGGGGCCAGGGCCGCTTCGTCCTGCTGGGTGGCTCGGCGTTTCTCACCAACCGCCACCTCGACCAGGACGGCAACGCGGCGCTCGCGCTCGGCCTGCTCGTCCGCCACCCGGACCTGGAATGGGTGATCCAGCGGCGGGCCAGCTCGGACCCGGTCGACGGCAAGGGCGCGGTGCACCTGCTGGGGCCCGGGTTCTGGCTGACCTGCCTACAGTTGCTGATCGGGCTGGTCCTGCTGGCGCTGTGGCGCGGGCGACGGCTCGGGCCACCGGTCCCGGAGCCGCTGCCGGTGGTGGTCCGGGCCGCCGAGACGACCGAGGGCCGCGGCCGGCTGTACGCGGCGGCCCGTGCCCGTGACCTGGCCGCCGAGGCACTGCGCGCCGGCCTGCGGGCCCGGCTGGCCGACCGGATGGGTGTGGCGCCGCACGGCGAGCGCGGCGCGGTCGGCACCGTGCGGGCCGGCGGTGTGGTCACCGAGATCACCGGACCGGACCCGGGCACGCTCGTCGCCTCTGTCGCCGAACGGACCGGCCGACCGGCGATGACTGTCTGGACGCTCCTGTACGGTTCGGGCGGCCCAGCCGCCCCGCTCCTGGGCCCCGGTGGCTCGGCCCCATTTCCGGGCCCCGGAGTCTCGGGCGGGCCGCTGGCTGTGGCCCCCGAGCCGCCGGAGCTGGACGACGCCGCGTTGCTTCGGCTCGCGGAGGCACTCGACGACCTCGAACGACAGGTTGGTGGAAGGTGA
- a CDS encoding AAA family ATPase — MTTPYPGAPVPGALPSSEDAGSETLRAPLSPVAPPVASHPTGPQAVAPAQWGPTPTPPVAPPPPAAAPPPAYQAPAYYPPPPAAPAPPPGTPTAAEQEAARAALIRLRTEVGKAVIGQDAAVSGLVVALLCRGHALLEGVPGVAKTLLVRTLARALTLDTKRLQFTPDLMPGDVTGSLFYDTKTGEFGFRPGPVFTNLLLADEINRTPPKTQAALLEVMEERQVSIDGTPRPLPSPFAVLATQNPVEHEGTYPLPEAQLDRFLVKVTLPMPPRDDEIKVLAHHAAGFDPSDLDAAGVSAVAGPTELAVARAGARAVQVRPEVLAYIVDVARATRSQPSVLLGVSPRGATALLATSKAWAWLSGRGYATPDDVKALARATLRHRISLRPEAELDGVTGDRVLEQVLATVPVPR; from the coding sequence GTGACAACTCCGTACCCCGGTGCCCCCGTTCCCGGCGCTCTCCCCTCTTCCGAGGACGCCGGATCGGAGACGCTGCGCGCGCCGCTCAGCCCGGTCGCGCCGCCCGTCGCGTCGCACCCGACCGGTCCGCAGGCCGTCGCTCCCGCGCAGTGGGGACCGACGCCCACCCCGCCGGTCGCGCCACCGCCGCCCGCGGCCGCGCCACCGCCGGCCTACCAGGCCCCCGCGTACTACCCGCCACCCCCGGCCGCGCCGGCCCCGCCACCGGGGACGCCCACGGCGGCCGAGCAGGAGGCGGCGCGGGCGGCCCTGATCCGGTTGCGCACCGAGGTCGGCAAGGCCGTCATCGGCCAGGACGCCGCGGTCAGCGGCCTCGTCGTGGCGCTGCTCTGCCGCGGCCACGCGCTGCTCGAGGGCGTCCCCGGCGTCGCCAAGACACTGCTCGTGCGCACCCTGGCCCGGGCGCTCACGCTGGACACGAAGCGGCTGCAGTTCACCCCCGACCTCATGCCCGGCGACGTGACCGGCTCGCTGTTCTACGACACCAAGACCGGCGAGTTCGGGTTCCGCCCGGGCCCGGTCTTCACGAACCTGCTGCTCGCGGACGAGATCAACCGGACGCCCCCGAAGACCCAGGCCGCGCTGCTGGAGGTCATGGAGGAGCGGCAGGTCAGCATCGACGGCACCCCCCGCCCGCTGCCCAGCCCGTTCGCGGTGCTGGCCACCCAGAACCCCGTGGAGCACGAGGGCACCTACCCGCTGCCCGAGGCCCAGCTCGACCGGTTCCTGGTGAAGGTGACGCTGCCGATGCCGCCCCGGGACGACGAGATCAAGGTGCTCGCCCACCACGCGGCCGGCTTCGACCCGTCCGATCTGGACGCCGCCGGGGTCAGCGCCGTCGCCGGGCCGACCGAGCTAGCGGTGGCCCGCGCCGGGGCCAGGGCCGTGCAGGTCAGGCCGGAGGTGCTCGCCTACATCGTCGACGTGGCCCGCGCGACGCGCAGCCAGCCGTCGGTGCTGCTCGGGGTCTCACCGCGTGGCGCGACGGCGCTGCTCGCGACCTCCAAGGCCTGGGCCTGGCTGTCCGGCCGGGGCTACGCGACCCCGGACGACGTGAAGGCACTCGCCCGCGCGACCCTGCGGCACCGGATCAGCCTGCGCCCCGAGGCTGAGCTCGACGGCGTGACCGGCGACCGGGTGCTCGAGCAGGTACTCGCGACCGTGCCCGTCCCCCGCTGA
- a CDS encoding DUF58 domain-containing protein, with amino-acid sequence MAITGRAVGCAFLGALAVALAPAPWLVLLGVNLLVVVLVAVDVALAGSVRPLELTRSGPRGARLGQPVPLVLTVGNKGERTARLRIRDGWPPSAGARPAVHKVTVPAGERRFLESTLYPSRRGDREPYRITIRSLGPLGLAGRQGRHHVPWRVRVLPPFHSRRHLPAALARLREVEGQVAIRGGGAGSEFDSLRDYVIGDDVRAIDWRGTARRGAVVVRTFRPERDRRVICVLDTARTSAGRVGALSPDGGPGLGGVPRLDHALDAALLLAAVALRAGDRVGLVAHDSEARLVLPDSAEANVLTRMSEAMATLEPALVETDHDGLVSTVLRTARRRSLVVIFTELVPAVVEESLLPALPALTSRHTVLVAALRDPRLAELAAGRGDVRAVYAAAAAEQTLLRRRQLTEELRGRGVEVVDAGPAGYAPAVTDAYLTLKSLGRL; translated from the coding sequence ATGGCGATCACCGGACGGGCGGTCGGCTGCGCGTTCCTGGGCGCGCTGGCGGTCGCGCTCGCACCGGCTCCCTGGCTGGTGCTGCTGGGGGTCAACCTGCTGGTCGTCGTGCTGGTGGCGGTGGATGTCGCGCTGGCCGGCTCGGTCCGGCCACTGGAGCTGACCCGCAGCGGGCCGCGGGGCGCGCGGCTCGGCCAGCCGGTTCCGCTGGTGCTGACGGTCGGCAACAAGGGCGAGCGGACCGCGCGGCTGCGGATCCGGGACGGCTGGCCGCCGTCGGCCGGCGCCCGCCCGGCCGTCCACAAGGTCACCGTGCCCGCCGGTGAGCGGCGGTTCCTGGAGTCCACGCTGTACCCGAGCCGGCGGGGCGACCGGGAGCCGTACCGGATCACCATCCGGTCGCTCGGCCCGCTGGGGCTGGCCGGGCGGCAAGGCCGTCATCACGTGCCGTGGCGCGTTCGGGTGCTGCCGCCGTTCCACTCCCGGCGGCACCTGCCGGCGGCGCTGGCGCGGCTGCGCGAGGTCGAGGGCCAGGTGGCGATCCGGGGCGGCGGCGCCGGCTCCGAGTTCGACAGCCTGCGCGACTACGTGATCGGCGACGACGTCCGCGCGATCGACTGGCGTGGCACCGCCCGGCGGGGGGCCGTCGTCGTGCGGACCTTCCGGCCGGAGCGGGACCGCCGGGTGATCTGCGTCCTCGACACGGCCCGCACCTCGGCCGGCCGGGTCGGCGCGCTGTCGCCGGACGGCGGGCCCGGGCTGGGCGGCGTGCCGAGGCTCGACCACGCGCTGGACGCCGCGCTGCTGCTCGCCGCCGTCGCGTTGCGGGCCGGCGACCGGGTCGGCCTGGTCGCGCACGACAGCGAGGCCCGGCTGGTGCTGCCCGACTCGGCCGAGGCGAACGTGCTGACCCGGATGAGCGAGGCCATGGCGACGCTGGAGCCAGCGCTCGTCGAGACCGACCACGACGGCCTGGTCTCGACCGTGCTGCGCACGGCGCGTCGGCGCTCCCTGGTAGTGATCTTCACCGAGCTGGTGCCGGCGGTGGTCGAGGAGTCGCTGCTGCCGGCGCTGCCGGCGCTGACCAGCCGGCACACCGTCCTGGTCGCCGCGCTGCGCGACCCACGGCTGGCCGAGCTCGCCGCCGGCCGCGGCGATGTCCGCGCGGTGTACGCGGCGGCGGCGGCCGAGCAGACCCTGCTACGGCGACGCCAGCTCACCGAGGAACTGCGCGGGCGCGGCGTCGAGGTCGTCGACGCCGGCCCGGCCGGTTACGCCCCCGCCGTCACCGACGCCTACCTGACGCTGAAGTCGCTCGGCCGGCTCTGA
- a CDS encoding SRPBCC family protein — MYYETSVRIAATADQVWAVLRDVERWPEWTPTVSRVDRVESAPEYVPGADGPAGELTKGDVVSIKQPRMPTLSWTVLDWSPGGFFSWSASSGGVTTVAEHRIDRADDLGVTVTLSVRQSGPLAPVVGLLTGRQTRQYVDTEAQGLKRRCER; from the coding sequence GTGTACTACGAGACTTCGGTGCGGATCGCCGCCACCGCGGACCAGGTATGGGCCGTGCTGCGGGACGTCGAACGCTGGCCGGAATGGACGCCGACGGTCAGCCGGGTGGACCGGGTGGAATCCGCGCCGGAGTACGTGCCCGGCGCGGACGGACCGGCCGGCGAGCTCACCAAGGGTGATGTCGTCAGCATCAAGCAGCCGAGAATGCCGACGCTGAGCTGGACCGTCCTCGACTGGTCCCCGGGCGGTTTCTTCTCCTGGTCGGCCAGCAGCGGTGGCGTGACGACGGTCGCCGAGCACCGCATCGACAGGGCGGACGATCTCGGCGTGACGGTGACCCTCAGCGTCCGCCAGTCCGGCCCGCTGGCGCCTGTGGTCGGGTTGCTCACCGGCCGGCAGACCCGCCAGTACGTCGACACCGAGGCCCAGGGGCTCAAGCGCCGCTGCGAACGGTGA
- a CDS encoding alpha-amylase family glycosyl hydrolase, protein MSHKSDADRGRRMTQVVFEYRTGVTRRIATGALLTGSWDASGYPSTNWTSVPMTETTGPDGAPAFRATVALDASIPFTCRWGVWLLGEDGSQFWGIPGEVADPTDTDQVRLLALDPAGPATVDATFSLTSHHFLGAVPDGTGGIVFRVWAPNAQSVEVAFGGPSGYLADDGYGEATTRARLPLSLGPDGIWTAGADGFADQVGGYYLYRVTREDGSVAWRTDPYSRQQSGGGDVNPDGAHYDGDVAGLDGTVSCSVVVDASPAAAFGTGAADFWADELDPAHPLPRRVEDLVIYELHVGALGFGETAETDDPSGDPKAGTFADAVAFVDYLADLGVNAVELLPILEFSGSRSWGYGTSHFLAVEKSAGGRAGLATFVRACHRRGIAVLVDLVFNHFTQDAERAEWMYDTTTPSRNSYYWYEGSDADHAAFPDGGYVDNLSSGWAPRYREEQVRALFVAGAAALVEEFHVDGFRLDQTTSIHLYNALHADGSPVGAANVAGRKFLRELCQTLRTMAPDIILIAEDHSGWDQVTEPAQTGGLGFDARWYVDFYHHLIGDKDEGPEYARLLDTAGRDLDGPLAMGLFAGALAGSANRTVVYPESHDEAGNAEHSERNILIAVNNAPLVGETRWYAEARMRCVTALSLLTAGTPMFLMGDEVGAQKAYTYNHFTENKEDLYGLRAGPGAGLFAAHRDLIGLRLGSPAAKSRNLEVLHTNDGGRVIAFRRWSDPTDDDQAGGGPTGGGPTGGGPARATVEEMLVVCSLNNQPFPSYLLRHPALTGAPWRLRLSTDDPAYNGRADAPTTGNFVVTADGDGTLDLRLPAVATLVFTRLAGATPA, encoded by the coding sequence ATGAGCCACAAATCCGACGCGGACCGTGGCCGCCGGATGACCCAGGTCGTCTTCGAATACCGGACCGGGGTGACGCGGCGGATCGCGACCGGCGCGCTGCTCACCGGCAGCTGGGACGCCAGCGGGTACCCGAGCACCAACTGGACGTCCGTACCGATGACCGAGACCACCGGCCCGGACGGCGCTCCCGCCTTCCGCGCGACGGTGGCCCTCGACGCGTCCATACCTTTCACCTGTCGCTGGGGCGTATGGCTGCTGGGCGAAGACGGGTCGCAGTTCTGGGGAATCCCCGGTGAAGTCGCGGACCCGACCGACACCGACCAGGTGCGGCTGCTCGCGCTCGATCCGGCCGGGCCGGCCACGGTCGACGCGACGTTCAGCCTCACCAGCCACCATTTCCTCGGCGCCGTTCCGGACGGCACCGGCGGAATCGTGTTCCGGGTCTGGGCGCCGAACGCCCAGTCGGTCGAGGTCGCGTTCGGCGGGCCGAGTGGCTACCTCGCGGACGACGGCTACGGCGAGGCCACGACGCGGGCCCGGCTCCCGCTGAGCCTGGGCCCGGACGGAATCTGGACGGCCGGCGCCGACGGCTTCGCCGACCAGGTGGGCGGCTATTACCTCTACCGGGTCACCCGCGAGGACGGCTCGGTCGCCTGGCGCACGGACCCCTACTCGCGCCAGCAGAGCGGCGGCGGGGACGTCAACCCGGACGGCGCCCACTACGACGGCGACGTCGCGGGCCTGGACGGTACCGTCAGCTGCTCGGTGGTCGTCGACGCGAGCCCGGCGGCGGCGTTCGGGACAGGTGCGGCGGATTTCTGGGCCGACGAGCTCGACCCGGCCCATCCGCTGCCGCGCCGCGTCGAGGATCTGGTCATCTACGAGCTGCACGTCGGCGCGCTCGGCTTCGGCGAAACCGCGGAGACGGACGACCCGTCGGGCGACCCGAAGGCGGGCACGTTCGCGGACGCGGTCGCGTTCGTCGACTATCTCGCCGACCTGGGCGTGAACGCGGTGGAGCTGCTGCCGATCCTGGAGTTCTCGGGATCGCGGTCGTGGGGGTACGGCACGTCGCATTTCCTCGCCGTGGAGAAGAGCGCCGGCGGGCGGGCCGGGCTGGCCACGTTCGTCCGCGCCTGCCACCGGCGCGGTATCGCCGTCCTCGTCGACCTGGTCTTCAACCACTTCACCCAGGACGCCGAGCGGGCCGAATGGATGTACGACACGACGACGCCCAGCCGCAACTCCTACTACTGGTATGAGGGCAGCGACGCCGACCATGCCGCGTTCCCGGACGGCGGCTACGTCGACAACCTGTCCTCCGGCTGGGCACCGCGCTATCGCGAGGAGCAGGTGCGCGCGCTGTTCGTCGCGGGGGCGGCCGCGCTGGTCGAGGAGTTCCACGTCGACGGTTTCCGGCTGGACCAGACGACGTCCATCCACCTGTACAACGCGCTGCACGCGGACGGCAGCCCGGTGGGCGCGGCGAACGTCGCCGGTCGCAAGTTCCTGCGCGAGCTGTGCCAGACCCTGCGGACGATGGCGCCGGACATCATCCTGATCGCGGAGGACCATTCCGGCTGGGACCAGGTGACCGAGCCCGCGCAGACCGGTGGCCTCGGTTTCGACGCCCGCTGGTACGTCGACTTCTACCACCACCTGATCGGCGACAAGGACGAGGGACCCGAGTACGCCCGGCTGCTCGACACCGCGGGCAGGGACCTCGACGGACCGCTCGCGATGGGGCTGTTCGCCGGCGCGCTCGCCGGCTCGGCGAACCGGACCGTGGTCTATCCGGAAAGCCACGACGAGGCCGGCAACGCCGAGCATTCCGAGCGCAACATCCTGATCGCGGTGAACAACGCGCCGCTGGTCGGCGAGACCCGTTGGTATGCCGAGGCGCGCATGCGCTGCGTCACCGCGCTCAGCCTGCTCACGGCCGGGACGCCGATGTTCCTGATGGGCGACGAGGTCGGAGCGCAGAAGGCGTACACGTACAACCACTTCACCGAGAACAAGGAGGACCTCTACGGGCTGCGGGCCGGGCCAGGCGCCGGGCTGTTCGCAGCCCACCGCGACCTGATCGGCCTTCGCCTCGGTTCTCCCGCCGCGAAAAGCCGCAACCTGGAGGTCCTGCACACCAACGACGGCGGCCGGGTGATCGCGTTCCGGCGCTGGTCCGACCCGACCGACGACGACCAGGCCGGCGGTGGCCCGACTGGCGGTGGCCCGACTGGCGGTGGCCCGGCCAGGGCCACGGTCGAGGAGATGCTCGTCGTCTGCAGCCTGAACAACCAGCCGTTCCCGAGCTACCTGTTGCGGCATCCGGCACTGACCGGCGCGCCGTGGCGCCTGCGGCTCAGTACGGACGATCCGGCCTACAACGGTCGCGCGGACGCCCCAACCACCGGGAACTTCGTCGTCACCGCGGACGGCGACGGCACCCTGGACCTGCGGCTTCCCGCCGTCGCCACGCTCGTCTTCACCCGATTGGCGGGGGCCACACCCGCCTGA
- a CDS encoding stage II sporulation protein M, whose protein sequence is MDLDAYVAVHRPEWFRLSHLVDKANRPRKMSRSELDELVELYQRVATQLSVVRGRSHDQAMVDDLSSLVIRARAAVTGGAETSWRSVGRYFVATFPSAVYVRRWWVIGTTVGSVLLALACALWITHDTNARENLVPPSDVAALCQHDFKAYYSENPASSFAGQVWTNNAWVSAEAIASGVALGLPTLFVLLNNAINIGVDGGYMSSCGHGGEFFSLILPHGLLELTVVFTAGAVGLKLGWSIISPGGRRRVESLATEGRAALSIALGLAVALAVSGVIEAFVTPSGLPTAVRIGIGALAWSLFVGYVWLYGSRAAATGDTGDLDAELAGDLVPVTEAVTL, encoded by the coding sequence ATGGATCTGGACGCGTATGTAGCCGTCCATCGACCGGAGTGGTTCCGGCTCAGCCACCTCGTCGACAAGGCGAACCGGCCGCGCAAGATGTCGCGTTCGGAGCTCGACGAGCTGGTCGAGCTCTACCAGCGTGTCGCCACCCAGCTTTCGGTGGTCCGCGGCCGGTCCCACGACCAGGCCATGGTCGACGACCTGTCGTCACTCGTGATCCGGGCCCGGGCCGCCGTGACCGGCGGCGCCGAGACCAGCTGGCGGAGCGTCGGCCGGTACTTCGTCGCCACCTTCCCTTCGGCGGTCTACGTCCGCCGATGGTGGGTGATCGGGACGACGGTCGGATCCGTGCTGCTCGCGCTGGCCTGCGCTCTGTGGATCACACACGACACGAACGCCCGGGAGAACCTGGTCCCACCGAGCGACGTGGCCGCGCTCTGCCAGCACGACTTCAAGGCGTACTACAGCGAGAACCCGGCGAGCTCGTTCGCCGGCCAGGTCTGGACGAACAACGCCTGGGTCTCGGCGGAGGCGATCGCGTCCGGCGTGGCGCTGGGCCTGCCCACCCTGTTCGTCCTGCTCAACAACGCGATCAACATCGGAGTCGACGGCGGCTACATGTCCAGCTGTGGTCACGGCGGCGAGTTCTTCTCGCTGATCCTGCCGCACGGCCTGCTGGAGCTGACGGTCGTCTTCACCGCCGGCGCCGTCGGGCTGAAGCTCGGCTGGTCGATCATCTCTCCCGGCGGCCGACGACGCGTCGAGTCGCTGGCCACCGAGGGCCGGGCAGCGCTGTCGATAGCGCTCGGGCTCGCCGTCGCGCTGGCCGTCTCCGGGGTGATCGAGGCCTTCGTCACCCCGTCTGGCCTGCCGACCGCGGTCCGGATCGGGATCGGCGCCCTCGCCTGGTCGCTGTTCGTCGGCTACGTCTGGCTCTACGGCTCCCGCGCCGCGGCGACCGGCGACACCGGCGATCTCGACGCCGAACTGGCCGGCGATCTCGTGCCCGTCACCGAGGCGGTGACCCTGTGA
- a CDS encoding RDD family protein: protein MSRVVTGEAVAIDLRPARLGSRMVAGLLDLLIQLFVLYGALVTALLVVNPKDDALAAATVLVVYVTTMLGYPVVCETFLRGRTIGKMVMKLRVVRDDGGPVRFRHAFTRGLIGAVVERPGVFVGLPAVLAMLFSGRAKRLGDLFAGTVVVHESVPALLGAVPTVAGPLAGWVTRLDLTGLDDELTGTVRGFLGRVHELSPEARERIGADLVAQVRAVVTPAPPPGTPGWAYLSAVLAERTRRSYQRLRAISRAHYGPGEIPGIPLEYYPAHLLAQRPGPPPPIPGYGPGGSIPIPIGPTMPPGSAR, encoded by the coding sequence GTGAGCCGGGTCGTCACCGGCGAGGCCGTCGCGATCGACCTGCGGCCGGCCCGGCTGGGCTCCCGGATGGTTGCCGGCCTGCTCGATCTGCTCATCCAGCTCTTCGTGCTGTACGGGGCGCTGGTGACGGCGCTGCTCGTGGTGAACCCGAAGGACGACGCGCTGGCCGCGGCGACCGTGCTGGTCGTCTACGTGACGACGATGCTCGGCTATCCGGTGGTCTGCGAGACCTTCCTGCGCGGCCGCACCATCGGGAAGATGGTGATGAAGCTACGGGTGGTCCGCGACGATGGCGGCCCGGTCCGGTTCCGGCACGCGTTCACCCGCGGGCTCATCGGCGCCGTCGTCGAACGTCCTGGCGTCTTCGTCGGGCTGCCAGCCGTGCTGGCGATGCTGTTCTCCGGTCGGGCCAAGCGGCTGGGCGACCTGTTCGCGGGCACCGTCGTGGTGCACGAGTCGGTGCCGGCGCTGCTCGGCGCGGTGCCGACGGTGGCGGGCCCGCTCGCCGGCTGGGTGACCCGGCTGGACCTCACCGGGCTCGACGACGAGCTGACCGGCACCGTGCGCGGCTTCCTCGGCCGGGTGCACGAGCTGTCCCCGGAGGCCAGGGAACGGATCGGCGCCGACCTGGTCGCCCAGGTCCGGGCCGTCGTCACCCCGGCGCCACCGCCGGGCACACCCGGCTGGGCGTACCTGTCGGCCGTGCTGGCCGAACGGACCCGGCGCTCCTACCAGCGCCTGCGCGCGATCTCCCGGGCGCACTACGGACCGGGCGAGATCCCGGGTATCCCGCTGGAGTACTACCCGGCGCACCTGCTGGCGCAGCGGCCCGGCCCTCCCCCGCCGATTCCCGGCTACGGTCCCGGTGGATCGATCCCGATCCCGATCGGCCCGACGATGCCGCCCGGTTCCGCCCGCTGA